The sequence CAGCTCGTCGGTCCCGATCAGGTAGGACCCCTTTGGGACCGGAACCATCTCCTCGGGAAGTTTGGAGGCGCAGCCGTGGACGGGTATCACGAGCAGCAGTCCGAGGACGCCGACGAAACGAAACAACATGCGGTGCATGATGCACGAAGCCGAACGATCAAGTCAACAGAAATAAAAAGGCCCCGTTGACCGGGGCCTTTTTACGAAAACGAACGAATCGGATCGACGGATTATTTCCCGCTGAACGTCCTTTCGTAGGCCTGCACCTTCTTGGCCTCGTCGTCCGTCAGAATGCCGGTCTGCACCGCCGGAATCATGGCCGTGCCCGGGCTTCCGTTTCGGATGACGTAAAGCATTTCTCCATCCGTCTTACACGCATGAAACTTGGCATTGGTGAAATTCCTGGGAGTCGGATCCAGGGCCTTCCCGGCATCGCCGTCGCCCTTGCCGCCGAGTCCGTGACAGGTGAAGCAGGTGCCTTTTCCTTCGAAGATCGATTTACCCTCGGCCACCGCGGCCGCATCGCCCACATAAGCATTCTTTTCGGCCTTGGCCGCGGCCAATTGGTCCGCAGGCACGCGGGTCTTGCAGGGATCCGCTTCGGTTCCCGCATAGACGATATAAGAACCGGAAATCAAAAGAGCCAACAACACCAAACTTGCCAACCCGTACTTCATATCTCCTCCTTCTTCGTGAAAAATTGTGTATGCGGTCCGCCGCCTAAAACGTTTAGGGGGATGCGTCATCACCGTGCGCGATGGAGCGTCCATGGAAACGGCCCGTACTATATATTCTGAAGCGCAATTTGTCAAGAATTTTTTTACCTCCGCAGACGTCCCTCCCATCCGGCGGGAGGATTCCTTGACAGCCGGCGCCGTTTTCAGTAAAATGATTTCCCGTGTCTGCCCCTATTTCAACCGGTTCCGTCCGACTCGAACATTCGATCTCCGCATCCATGTCCTCGCCGATCCGCTGGATCCCGGCGGACGGGGTCTTTAAAAGCGACGCTCCCGTTACGATGGATCCCGTCCTGCGCATCCTGCTGATGTCCGACGGCAGCACCACGACTCTGCTCCAGGCCCTGTGGCTGACCCCGGTCGAGGTCCATGTGATCCGCCAAAGGGAAATTTCCCTGGACGCGTCCCCGGCCGAGTTTCTGACGGTCGAGCCGGGGACGAAGGCCCTGGCCCGCGAGGCGTGGCTGTCGACGAAAGGTCAACGACGGGTGTACGCTTCTTCGATGATGCTGCTGGATGCTCTTCCCCGCGCGCTGCTCAAAGGCGTATCGGACGGGCGAAAACCGCTGGGACTTCTGTTTTCCGAGGCGGGGCTCCCGATCGTGCGGGATGGTCTGCAGGTCGCGTCCTTTTCCGACCCCGCCGGGAGGCCGTTCTGGATGCGCCGATATCGAATGAGCCTCGGACACAGATCGGGCCCCAGGCCCCTCGCCGCGATTTTGGAGCAGTTCATCGGTGTTCCGCTTTATCCTTGAAATAATGCCTTCCGCCGTCAAAGATAAACTTGGGGCCGCGTCGGACCTCATCCGTTTCACGAAGCCTTACGGGACGCTTCTCCTGTTGATGCCGACCCTCTGGTCGCTCGTGGTCGCGGCGCGGGGAACGCCCCCGCTCAAGCTTCTTCTGATCTTCATCGCCGGCACGTTTCTGATGCGAAGCGCCGGCTGCGTCATCAACGATATCGCCGACCGGAAATTCGACGGCCGAGTGGAACGGACCCGGACCCGTCCGCTTCCCTCCGGCCGTTTGACGGTGGCCGAGGCGGCCGTGATCTTCGGCCTGTTGCTGGCGGGCTCGCTGATCCTGGTTTCCCGGCTCAATCGGTCGGCCCAGCTGTTAAGTTTGATCGGAGTCGGTCTCGCGGTTTTCTATCCTTTTTCGAAACGCATTACTTCCCTCCCGCAGATGGTCATGGGCGTCGCGTTCGGCTGGGGATCGATCATGGCGTGGGCCGCCGTGCGCGATTCCCTTGAACCGCCGATGATGATGATCTTTCTGGCCAACCTTTTCTGGGCCGCGGCCTACGATACGATTTACGCCCTCATGGACCGGGAGGACGACTTAAAAATCGGCGTGAAGTCATCCGCCATCCTGTTCGACCGGCACGTCGGACTCGCCGTGGGAATTTTGTTCGGGCTCTCTTCCTTCTTTTTTGTGCTCCTGGGCTTGACCGCCCACCTCGGGCCCGTCTACTACGCCTCGATCGCCATGGTCACCGGATGGTTTACGATCCAGGCCCGGACGATCAGACGCCCCTTGAATCCGCAGATCGCCTTTTCGTTGTTCAAATCCAACGTCAGCGTCGGCCTCCTCGTTCTCCTCGGTCTATTCCTTGATTATCATTTATAAGGCGGAGACCGGTCGAAGCGCATGAACACCCCTTGGATGAAATGGACGACCGGCACGGCGATCGTCGTGGCCGGGTTGCTCTCCCTCCCGTGGAACGGCCGCGGCCAAAACGCCGGGCCGATGGATCCTTCCCTGTTTCCAAACGGCACCTGCAAAAATTGCCACACTTCGGCGGGCCCGCCCAAGGCCGACTACTCCAAGCCCGAATGCGCCGAGTGCCATTCCGTTCCGGAGGAAGGCCGGCCCAGTCCGGCGGCCGACCCGCCCGCCCCCCGCGGCGGGCACGGCAAGCCGGGGCAGGACGTTTCCCCGATCACGAACACGATGATCAAGATCCCGGCCGGAGTCTTCATCCTCGGCGACAACGGCAGGCCGGCGTCCGAAGGCGCCGGCGACCCGGATGAAATGCCGGCGCACACGTTCTATCTCGACACGTACCTGATCGACAAGTATGAAGTGACCAACGCGCAGTATAAAGCGTTCGTGGATGCGACGAGCCACCGGGCTCCGAAACACTGGCAGCCGTCCCGCGCCGGCGAGGGATCGAGCATGACTTATCCTCCCGAGAAGGCGAATCATCCGGTCGTCTACGTGGATTGGTTCGACGCCAACGCCTATTGCCACTGGGCCGGCCAGCGTCTTCCGACGGAGGAAGAATGGGAGAAGGCCGCGCGGGGGACCGACGGACGCGATTTCCCCTGGGGGAACACCTTCGACGCCAAAAGGGCCAACACGCCCCAGTACTGGCTGGCCCAAAACAAAGACGGCGACACGATGCCCGTCGGCAGTTTCGAAAACGGGAAGAGCCCCTACGGACTGTATGACATGGCCGGGAATGTCTACGAATGGACGGCCAACTGGTACAAAGCCTATCCTCGGAATCCGGAACCCAATGCGCATTACGGGGAGAAGAACAAGATCGTGCGGGGCGGGTCCTGGTACGACTGTCTATCCTACGGCTGCGGACTGAGCTCTCCCAGCTATAACCGGTCCCGTTTCGACCCGGAAATTCGGAACAAAGGGTTCGGATTCCGATGCGCCAAATCGTCGTAGGTCGGAGCGCAATAGTCTGCGTCCCTGCGGTCATC is a genomic window of Nitrospiria bacterium containing:
- a CDS encoding c-type cytochrome, which produces MKYGLASLVLLALLISGSYIVYAGTEADPCKTRVPADQLAAAKAEKNAYVGDAAAVAEGKSIFEGKGTCFTCHGLGGKGDGDAGKALDPTPRNFTNAKFHACKTDGEMLYVIRNGSPGTAMIPAVQTGILTDDEAKKVQAYERTFSGK
- a CDS encoding formylglycine-generating enzyme family protein, whose product is MNTPWMKWTTGTAIVVAGLLSLPWNGRGQNAGPMDPSLFPNGTCKNCHTSAGPPKADYSKPECAECHSVPEEGRPSPAADPPAPRGGHGKPGQDVSPITNTMIKIPAGVFILGDNGRPASEGAGDPDEMPAHTFYLDTYLIDKYEVTNAQYKAFVDATSHRAPKHWQPSRAGEGSSMTYPPEKANHPVVYVDWFDANAYCHWAGQRLPTEEEWEKAARGTDGRDFPWGNTFDAKRANTPQYWLAQNKDGDTMPVGSFENGKSPYGLYDMAGNVYEWTANWYKAYPRNPEPNAHYGEKNKIVRGGSWYDCLSYGCGLSSPSYNRSRFDPEIRNKGFGFRCAKSS
- the ubiA gene encoding 4-hydroxybenzoate octaprenyltransferase, which codes for MPSAVKDKLGAASDLIRFTKPYGTLLLLMPTLWSLVVAARGTPPLKLLLIFIAGTFLMRSAGCVINDIADRKFDGRVERTRTRPLPSGRLTVAEAAVIFGLLLAGSLILVSRLNRSAQLLSLIGVGLAVFYPFSKRITSLPQMVMGVAFGWGSIMAWAAVRDSLEPPMMMIFLANLFWAAAYDTIYALMDREDDLKIGVKSSAILFDRHVGLAVGILFGLSSFFFVLLGLTAHLGPVYYASIAMVTGWFTIQARTIRRPLNPQIAFSLFKSNVSVGLLVLLGLFLDYHL
- a CDS encoding chorismate lyase yields the protein MSSPIRWIPADGVFKSDAPVTMDPVLRILLMSDGSTTTLLQALWLTPVEVHVIRQREISLDASPAEFLTVEPGTKALAREAWLSTKGQRRVYASSMMLLDALPRALLKGVSDGRKPLGLLFSEAGLPIVRDGLQVASFSDPAGRPFWMRRYRMSLGHRSGPRPLAAILEQFIGVPLYP